A window of Lagopus muta isolate bLagMut1 chromosome 16, bLagMut1 primary, whole genome shotgun sequence contains these coding sequences:
- the LOC125701161 gene encoding uncharacterized protein LOC125701161: MPVSTQFKHGLPVSREDTELHNHCHSTEGQTLICLPAELSKPRWEETKRNNELKDLIWTFRGSHRLMDLCTCYGFLQCIRLCGAVITADGCAGLCALLRCTEDLLSGKHCGQPEVLGQTVGVKCMKSNTPCYIPEVRPRVPSDPKHKCSNCFPPRKPSKACFWKTQSRGRMRWENKVSLMDTKLCESTSDVSAYGHRGLAQLQGPAVAAQGAGPCLTPLCFTCCSPLG, encoded by the exons ATGCCAGTGAGTACTCAATTCAAGCATGGTCTCCCAGTGAGCAGGGaagacacagagctgcacaaTCACTGCCACAGCACTGAGGGTCAAACACTCATCTGTCTCCCAGCTGAGCTGAGCAAACCCAGGTGGgaggaaacaaagagaaataacGAATTAAAAG ATCTCATCTGGACATTTAGAGGAAGTCACAGGCTCATGGACTTGTGTACATGTTATGGCTTCCTGCAGTGCATCCGTCTCTGT GGAGCTGTGATTACAGCAGATGGATGTGCGGGGCTGTGTGCTCTCCTCAGATGCACTGAGGACCTCCTTTCAG ggAAGCACTGTGGTCAGCCAGAAGTTCTTGGACAGACAGTGGGAGTTAAGTGCATGAAATCCAACACTCCATGCTATATACCAGAGGTCAGGCCCAGGGTCCCTTCGGATCCAAAGCACAAATGCAGCAACTGTTTCCCACCAAGAAAGCCCTCCAAAGCCTGTTTCTGGAAAACgcagagcagaggcagaatGAGATGGGAGAACAAAGTCAGCCTAATGGACACAAAGCTCTGCGAGTCGACATCTGATGTCAGTGCTTATGGACACCGAGGCTTGGCTCAGCTGCAGGGCCCAGCAGTGGCAGCCCAGGGTGCTGGTCCTTGTCTGACCCCGCTGTGTTTCACATGCTGTTCTCCTCTGGGCTGA